A genomic region of Ursus arctos isolate Adak ecotype North America unplaced genomic scaffold, UrsArc2.0 scaffold_8, whole genome shotgun sequence contains the following coding sequences:
- the MRPL35 gene encoding 39S ribosomal protein L35, mitochondrial, which yields MAAPAFARAVRAASGVLRPLNTLVSSAYQSRVKNACLSSALSTRHFSSLQTPVVSSAPGLSACVRNLPCGHTAAILNRVAPLLPDVLKLPVRTVTYFSSRKGKRKTVKAVVYRFLRLHSGLWLRRKAGYKKKLWKKTAARKRRLREFVFCNKTQSKLLDKMTTSFWKRRNWYADDPYQKYHDRTNLKV from the exons ATGGCGGCTCCTGCCTTTGCTCGCGCCGTGAGAGCAGCATCAG GAGTCTTACGGCCCCTGAACACCTTGGTATCTTCAGCCTATCAAAGCCGTGTCAAGAATGCCTGTCTCAGCTCTGCACTGTCCACCCGACATTTTAGTTCTCTTCAGACACCAGTTGTTTCCTCTGCTCCCGGACTCAGCGCCTGTGTCAGAAACCTGCCATGTGGGCATACGGCAGCAATCCTCAACAG ggTGGCCCCCTTGCTTCCAGATGTCCTGAAGCTACCAGTCAGAACCGTCACGTACTTCAGTTCacggaaagggaaaaggaagaccGTGAAAGCTGTCGTCTATAGGTTTCTTCGACTTCATTCTGGCCTGTGGCTGAGGAGGAAG GCTGGTTATaagaaaaaattatggaaaaagacGGCTGCAAGAAAAAGGCGCTTGAGGGAATTCGTGTTCTGCAATAAAACCCAGAGTAAGCTCTTAGATAAAATGACAACGTCTTTCTGGAAGAGGCGAAACTGGTATGCTGACGATCCCTATCAGAAGTATCATGATCGGACAAACCTGAAAGTATAG